In a single window of the Elaeis guineensis isolate ETL-2024a chromosome 6, EG11, whole genome shotgun sequence genome:
- the LOC105060146 gene encoding G-type lectin S-receptor-like serine/threonine-protein kinase At2g19130 isoform X2 — protein sequence MPGGWLGLNKITGEHQTITSWENPENPAPGPFTESMDPDGANQFVLLWNGSEIYWRSGLWNGLYYPSIPGTRSSPLVKFTFVNDKQRNCAIYTILDSSFITRTVIDSSGLLRQWFWVQSTQEWQTFFTEPLAQCDVYSLCGAFGICDQESSNICRCSYGFEPASMKEWQFNVWSSGCVRKTSLRCSNKSSAGEEGDRFLEMTNMRLPANAQNLTLGSAQDCEQFCLNNCSCNAYAYVGGCSIWAGDLRNLEQLYDADSGGGTLYIRLAASDFPGSSSSHKLVISLTLSVIGGILGILCALVGLILAFQRRKQIWMAKQVESSLIQFTYGDLQHVTKNFSERLGSGGFGSVFKGTLIDSTEVAVKKLEGLRQGEKQFRTEVRTLAVIQHVNVVRLRGFCSKGSKRLLVYEYMSGGSLDFHLFQNNSTVLGWKMRYQIILGIARGLAYLHEKCRECIIHCDIKPDNVLLDRDFRAKVADFGMAKLIGHDFSRVLTTMRGTIGYLAPEWISGLPITSKVDVYSFGMMLFELISGKRNATQSEDGSKVFFPYLAATKVIEGDIFSLLDHRLSGVADIEEVTRVCRLACWCIQESEGHRPTMGLVVQILEGVLEVSMPPLPRALQLLTQDQSQCCDHLSSIECKDPPDQSLDFYQ from the coding sequence ATGCCAGGAGGATGGCTTGGACTTAACAAGATCACAGGGGAGCATCAGACAATCACTTCATGGGAGAATCCTGAGAACCCTGCCCCCGGGCCTTTCACCGAAAGTATGGACCCTGATGGAGCCAATCAGTTTGTTTTGCTGTGGAATGGTTCTGAAATTTATTGGCGAAGTGGGCTTTGGAATGGCCTGTACTACCCTTCAATCCCTGGTACCAGATCAAGCCCTCTCGTGAAGTTCACCTTCGTCAACGACAAGCAGCGGAATTGTGCCATATATACCATCCTCGACAGTTCTTTCATCACTCGCACTGTGATTGATTCATCTGGGCTATTAAGGCAATGGTTTTGGGTGCAGAGCACGCAGGAGTGGCAGACATTCTTTACCGAACCTTTGGCTCAATGTGATGTCTACTCTCTATGTGGAGCTTTTGGAATCTGCGACCAGGAAAGCTCGAATATTTGCAGGTGCTCCTATggtttcgaaccagcttcaatgAAAGAATGGCAGTTCAATGTTTGGAGCTCAGGGTGCGTGAGGAAAACCAGTTTGCGATGCAGTAATAAAAGCTCGGCCGGTGAAGAAGGGGATAGATTCCTTGAGATGACCAATATGAGATTGCCTGCCAATGCACAGAACTTGACTCTTGGGAGTGCTCAAGACTGTGAACAGTTTTGCTTGAACAACTGCTCCTGTAATGCATATGCTTATGTGGGTGGATGCTCAATTTGGGCTGGTGACCTTCGGAACCTAGAACAACTCTATGATGCTGATAGTGGAGGCGGTACTCTTTATATCCGGCTCGCTGCTTCTGATTTCCCAGGTTCAAGTAGCTCGCATAAGTTGGTAATTTCTCTAACTCTTAGTGTCATTGGTGGAATTCTTGGGATCTTGTGTGCTCTGGTCGGACTAATTTTGGCATTTCAAAGGAGGAAACAAATTTGGATGGCAAAACAAGTTGAGAGTTCTTTGATTCAGTTCACTTATGGCGATTTGCAGCATGTGACGAAGAATTTCTCTGAGAGGTTGGGCAGCGGTGGCTTTGGCTCTGTTTTTAAGGGGACATTGATTGACTCAACCGAGGTAGCTGTGAAGAAGCTTGAAGGCTTGAGACAAGGAGAGAAGCAATTCCGCACTGAAGTGAGAACATTGGCTGTTATTCAACATGTCAATGTTGTTCGCCTTCGTGGTTTCTGCTCCAAGGGCAGCAAAAGGCTTCTAGTCTATGAGTACATGTCAGGAGGTTCCCTGGACTTTCATCTCTTTCAAAACAATTCCACAGTTCTAGGATGGAAGATGAGGTATCAAATTATTCTTGGGATTGCGAGAGGGTTGGCTTACCTCCATGAGAAGTGCAGGGAGTGCATCATACACTGCGACATAAAGCCAGACAATGTTCTTCTCGACAGGGACTTCCGTGCCAAAGTTGCAGACTTTGGGATGGCGAAGCTCATCGGTCATGACTTCAGCAGGGTGCTGACAACCATGAGGGGAACCATTGGCTATCTCGCACCTGAGTGGATTTCGGGCCTGCCAATCACCTCCAAGGTTGACGTCTACAGCTTCGGGATGATGCTCTTTGAGCTGATATCAGGCAAGCGAAATGCAACACAGTCTGAGGATGGGAGCAAAGTCTTTTTTCCATACTTGGCGGCAACAAAGGTCATTGAAGGCGATATATTTAGCTTATTGGACCATAGATTGAGTGGTGTTGCTGATATTGAAGAGGTAACCAGAGTCTGTAGACTCGCTTGCTGGTGCATTCAAGAGTCTGAAGGTCACAGGCCAACAATGGGACTGGTGGTGCAGATCCTAGAGGGAGTCCTGGAGGTGAGCATGCCGCCACTTCCTAGGGCTCTTCAGCTTCTCACGCAAGATCAGAGCCAATGTTGTGATCATTTGTCATCTATTGAATGCAAAGATCCACCTGATCAATCTCTGGATTTCTATCAGTAG
- the LOC105060146 gene encoding G-type lectin S-receptor-like serine/threonine-protein kinase At2g19130 isoform X1, giving the protein MDTEIRPCSSLSIFLLFFLFSSLNMQHCGATHSISLGQALSGNQTIVSKEGNFELGFFTPGNSRNYYIGIWYKTIPVQTVIWVANRATPISNISSAELKISEDGKLVLLSSSKVPVWSSNSTPSTLNSTVAVLLDTGNLVIRNGSNTTIWQSFDHPTDTVMPGGWLGLNKITGEHQTITSWENPENPAPGPFTESMDPDGANQFVLLWNGSEIYWRSGLWNGLYYPSIPGTRSSPLVKFTFVNDKQRNCAIYTILDSSFITRTVIDSSGLLRQWFWVQSTQEWQTFFTEPLAQCDVYSLCGAFGICDQESSNICRCSYGFEPASMKEWQFNVWSSGCVRKTSLRCSNKSSAGEEGDRFLEMTNMRLPANAQNLTLGSAQDCEQFCLNNCSCNAYAYVGGCSIWAGDLRNLEQLYDADSGGGTLYIRLAASDFPGSSSSHKLHVTKNFSERLGSGGFGSVFKGTLIDSTEVAVKKLEGLRQGEKQFRTEVRTLAVIQHVNVVRLRGFCSKGSKRLLVYEYMSGGSLDFHLFQNNSTVLGWKMRYQIILGIARGLAYLHEKCRECIIHCDIKPDNVLLDRDFRAKVADFGMAKLIGHDFSRVLTTMRGTIGYLAPEWISGLPITSKVDVYSFGMMLFELISGKRNATQSEDGSKVFFPYLAATKVIEGDIFSLLDHRLSGVADIEEVTRVCRLACWCIQESEGHRPTMGLVVQILEGVLEVSMPPLPRALQLLTQDQSQCCDHLSSIECKDPPDQSLDFYQ; this is encoded by the exons ATGGATACTGAGATAAGGCCATGttcctctctttctatttttcttctcttctttctcttctcttctctcaacATGCAACACTGTGGAGCGACTCATAGCATCTCTTTGGGCCAGGCCCTCTCTGGAAACCAGACCATAGTGTCCAAAGAAGGTAACTTTGAGCTGGGGTTCTTCACACCAGGTAACTCTCGTAACTACTACATAGGCATCTGGTACAAAACAATTCCAGTTCAAACTGTAATCTGGGTGGCAAACAGAGCAACACCCATCTCCAACATCTCCTCTGCCGAGTTAAAAATCTCAGAGGATGGCAAACTAGTCCTCCTCAGCAGTTCCAAAGTCCCAGTTTGGTCATCCAATTCAACTCCATCAACCTTGAATTCCACGGTTGCAGTGCTTCTTGACACTGGAAATCTCGTTATACGGAATGGGTCAAACACTACAATTTGGCAGAGTTTTGATCACCCAACTGACACCGTCATGCCAGGAGGATGGCTTGGACTTAACAAGATCACAGGGGAGCATCAGACAATCACTTCATGGGAGAATCCTGAGAACCCTGCCCCCGGGCCTTTCACCGAAAGTATGGACCCTGATGGAGCCAATCAGTTTGTTTTGCTGTGGAATGGTTCTGAAATTTATTGGCGAAGTGGGCTTTGGAATGGCCTGTACTACCCTTCAATCCCTGGTACCAGATCAAGCCCTCTCGTGAAGTTCACCTTCGTCAACGACAAGCAGCGGAATTGTGCCATATATACCATCCTCGACAGTTCTTTCATCACTCGCACTGTGATTGATTCATCTGGGCTATTAAGGCAATGGTTTTGGGTGCAGAGCACGCAGGAGTGGCAGACATTCTTTACCGAACCTTTGGCTCAATGTGATGTCTACTCTCTATGTGGAGCTTTTGGAATCTGCGACCAGGAAAGCTCGAATATTTGCAGGTGCTCCTATggtttcgaaccagcttcaatgAAAGAATGGCAGTTCAATGTTTGGAGCTCAGGGTGCGTGAGGAAAACCAGTTTGCGATGCAGTAATAAAAGCTCGGCCGGTGAAGAAGGGGATAGATTCCTTGAGATGACCAATATGAGATTGCCTGCCAATGCACAGAACTTGACTCTTGGGAGTGCTCAAGACTGTGAACAGTTTTGCTTGAACAACTGCTCCTGTAATGCATATGCTTATGTGGGTGGATGCTCAATTTGGGCTGGTGACCTTCGGAACCTAGAACAACTCTATGATGCTGATAGTGGAGGCGGTACTCTTTATATCCGGCTCGCTGCTTCTGATTTCCCAGGTTCAAGTAGCTCGCATAAGTTG CATGTGACGAAGAATTTCTCTGAGAGGTTGGGCAGCGGTGGCTTTGGCTCTGTTTTTAAGGGGACATTGATTGACTCAACCGAGGTAGCTGTGAAGAAGCTTGAAGGCTTGAGACAAGGAGAGAAGCAATTCCGCACTGAAGTGAGAACATTGGCTGTTATTCAACATGTCAATGTTGTTCGCCTTCGTGGTTTCTGCTCCAAGGGCAGCAAAAGGCTTCTAGTCTATGAGTACATGTCAGGAGGTTCCCTGGACTTTCATCTCTTTCAAAACAATTCCACAGTTCTAGGATGGAAGATGAGGTATCAAATTATTCTTGGGATTGCGAGAGGGTTGGCTTACCTCCATGAGAAGTGCAGGGAGTGCATCATACACTGCGACATAAAGCCAGACAATGTTCTTCTCGACAGGGACTTCCGTGCCAAAGTTGCAGACTTTGGGATGGCGAAGCTCATCGGTCATGACTTCAGCAGGGTGCTGACAACCATGAGGGGAACCATTGGCTATCTCGCACCTGAGTGGATTTCGGGCCTGCCAATCACCTCCAAGGTTGACGTCTACAGCTTCGGGATGATGCTCTTTGAGCTGATATCAGGCAAGCGAAATGCAACACAGTCTGAGGATGGGAGCAAAGTCTTTTTTCCATACTTGGCGGCAACAAAGGTCATTGAAGGCGATATATTTAGCTTATTGGACCATAGATTGAGTGGTGTTGCTGATATTGAAGAGGTAACCAGAGTCTGTAGACTCGCTTGCTGGTGCATTCAAGAGTCTGAAGGTCACAGGCCAACAATGGGACTGGTGGTGCAGATCCTAGAGGGAGTCCTGGAGGTGAGCATGCCGCCACTTCCTAGGGCTCTTCAGCTTCTCACGCAAGATCAGAGCCAATGTTGTGATCATTTGTCATCTATTGAATGCAAAGATCCACCTGATCAATCTCTGGATTTCTATCAGTAG